A DNA window from Kitasatospora atroaurantiaca contains the following coding sequences:
- a CDS encoding SpoIIE family protein phosphatase produces the protein MHGFEWSAPDGAGRDAAGAASARLEGHRLVPLATALVEGDGRILHWSEDAESLTGFTAEEAVGAYASRLLVPESARAEMQALFDRIMEGRGWSGVLPVRHRDGHKVELEFHTYPIAGPGGLQLLLATASDVKALRQVEADLAVLDGFFTQSPIGMAVYDTDLRYVRLNDALARINGIPIGDHLGRRISSVLPGINSTEIEAVMRQVLTTGRPIVDARSHGRTPSDPRRDRAWSASYFRLEDTTGRVLGVSSSIIDVTERFQAEARAARAQERLSLLAEATAAIGTTLDLQRTAEELIEAVVPRFADFATVDLLEPVLRGEEPSQLAPDRGVKLRAVAVGEAYESGMTTAADAVGETSEYDSKRVYTECLRSGRPLLRAHVDEEILSGLISEKTRVAPSMEAGVHSYLMVPILARGMVLGGAEFVRMRNPEPFTAADVELAEELVARAAIALDNARLYRRERETALTLQRSLLPQEIHRTLGLEIAYRYLPSSVVSEVGGDWFDVVPLSCGRVALVVGDVMGHGIRAAATMGQLRTVARTLATLDMPPEQVLTRLDETAMGIGEGQFATCICAVYDPVDRTCTVAAAGHLPPVWLAPDGSARTVDMPPGVPLGVGGVAFESTEFTLPNGGLVALYTDGLVERRGQDIDEGIGLLSRTLAGRGRTLEENCDAVLAALVTDGTEDDIAMIMARALPVPSDRIATLPLSGDGPLPSLARRFTRAKLREWGLSALSDFAELMVSELVTNALLHAEAPRRLRLFRDRTLTVEVADSGGQAPRVRSSAEEDEGGRGMHLVSELAHRWGTRPTKEGKVVWAELELPLGR, from the coding sequence ATGCACGGATTCGAGTGGTCCGCCCCAGACGGCGCCGGCCGGGACGCGGCAGGCGCCGCCTCGGCGCGTCTGGAGGGGCACCGCCTCGTCCCGCTGGCGACCGCCCTGGTCGAGGGGGACGGCCGGATCCTGCACTGGAGCGAGGACGCCGAGTCCCTGACCGGCTTCACCGCCGAGGAGGCCGTGGGCGCGTACGCCTCCCGGCTGCTCGTGCCCGAGTCCGCACGGGCCGAGATGCAGGCGCTCTTCGACCGGATCATGGAGGGCCGGGGCTGGTCCGGCGTCCTTCCCGTCCGGCACCGGGACGGGCACAAGGTCGAGCTGGAGTTCCACACCTACCCGATCGCAGGACCGGGTGGCCTGCAGCTGCTGCTGGCCACCGCCTCCGACGTCAAGGCACTTCGCCAGGTCGAGGCGGACCTCGCGGTGCTGGACGGCTTCTTCACCCAGTCCCCGATCGGGATGGCCGTCTACGACACGGACCTGCGGTACGTCCGGCTCAACGACGCCCTCGCCCGGATCAACGGCATCCCGATCGGCGACCACCTCGGACGGCGGATCAGCTCCGTCCTGCCGGGCATCAACAGCACCGAGATCGAGGCCGTGATGCGGCAGGTGCTGACCACCGGACGGCCCATCGTCGACGCCCGGTCGCACGGCCGCACACCGAGCGACCCACGCCGCGACCGTGCCTGGTCCGCCTCCTACTTCCGGCTGGAGGACACCACCGGCCGGGTCCTCGGCGTCAGCTCCTCGATCATCGACGTGACCGAGCGCTTCCAGGCGGAGGCCCGCGCGGCCCGCGCCCAGGAGCGCCTGTCCCTGCTCGCCGAGGCCACCGCCGCGATCGGCACCACCCTGGACCTGCAGCGCACTGCCGAGGAGCTGATCGAGGCCGTCGTCCCGCGCTTCGCCGACTTCGCCACCGTCGACCTCCTGGAGCCGGTGCTGCGCGGTGAGGAGCCGTCCCAGCTGGCCCCCGACCGCGGGGTGAAGCTACGCGCCGTGGCCGTCGGCGAGGCCTACGAGTCCGGGATGACCACGGCCGCCGACGCGGTGGGGGAGACCTCCGAGTACGACTCCAAGCGGGTCTACACCGAGTGCCTGCGCAGTGGCCGGCCGCTGCTCAGAGCGCACGTCGACGAGGAGATCCTCTCGGGGCTGATCTCGGAGAAGACCCGGGTCGCCCCGAGCATGGAGGCCGGTGTCCACTCGTACCTGATGGTGCCGATCCTGGCGCGGGGCATGGTGCTGGGCGGCGCGGAGTTCGTCCGGATGCGCAATCCGGAGCCGTTCACCGCCGCCGACGTCGAGCTCGCCGAGGAACTGGTCGCCCGCGCGGCGATCGCGCTCGACAACGCCAGGCTCTACCGGCGCGAACGGGAGACCGCGCTGACCCTGCAGCGCAGCCTGCTGCCGCAGGAGATCCACCGCACCCTCGGCCTGGAGATCGCCTACCGCTACCTGCCCAGCAGCGTGGTCAGCGAGGTCGGCGGCGACTGGTTCGACGTGGTGCCGCTCTCCTGCGGCCGGGTCGCGCTGGTGGTCGGCGACGTGATGGGCCACGGCATCAGGGCCGCCGCGACGATGGGCCAACTGCGCACCGTCGCCCGTACGCTGGCCACCCTCGACATGCCGCCCGAGCAGGTGCTGACCCGGCTGGACGAGACGGCCATGGGCATCGGCGAGGGCCAGTTCGCGACCTGCATCTGCGCGGTCTACGACCCGGTCGACCGGACCTGTACGGTCGCCGCGGCCGGCCACCTCCCACCCGTCTGGCTCGCCCCCGACGGCAGCGCGCGGACGGTGGACATGCCGCCGGGCGTGCCGCTCGGGGTCGGCGGGGTGGCCTTCGAGAGCACCGAGTTCACCCTCCCGAACGGCGGCCTGGTCGCCCTCTACACCGACGGCCTGGTCGAGCGGCGGGGCCAGGACATCGACGAGGGCATCGGCCTGCTCTCGCGCACCCTCGCGGGGCGCGGCCGGACCCTGGAGGAGAACTGCGACGCGGTGCTCGCCGCGCTGGTGACCGACGGCACCGAGGACGACATCGCCATGATCATGGCGCGGGCGCTGCCCGTCCCCAGTGACCGCATCGCCACCCTCCCCCTCTCCGGGGACGGCCCGCTGCCCAGCCTGGCCCGCCGATTCACTCGCGCCAAGCTGCGCGAGTGGGGCCTCTCGGCGCTCTCCGACTTCGCCGAACTGATGGTCAGCGAACTGGTCACCAACGCCCTGCTGCACGCGGAGGCGCCGCGCCGGCTGCGGCTGTTCCGCGACCGCACCCTGACGGTGGAGGTGGCCGACTCGGGAGGCCAGGCGCCGCGGGTGCGCAGCTCGGCCGAGGAGGACGAGGGCGGCCGCGGTATGCACCTGGTCAGCGAACTGGCCCACCGCTGGGGCACCCGCCCGACCAAGGAGGGCAAGGTCGTCTGGGCCGAACTGGAGCTCCCGCTCGGCCGCTGA
- a CDS encoding TetR/AcrR family transcriptional regulator: MATDRDSVLEAAVGVLSRRPTAHLDEIARAAGISRATLHRIFPGREALIREVGARGLRKFAAALDTAEIESGDAQAALRRLVDAVVPDAALCAFLAGENQLYDDPEINELWEIQDARVRALFLRGQQQGVFRIELSAGWLSEAFFDLVAGVGWAVQDGRLAPRDSAYSLAELFLGGALRSPDQS, encoded by the coding sequence ATGGCTACTGACCGCGACTCCGTCCTCGAAGCCGCCGTCGGCGTGCTCTCCCGTCGTCCGACGGCGCACCTCGACGAGATCGCCCGTGCGGCGGGGATCAGCCGTGCCACGCTGCACCGGATCTTCCCGGGCCGCGAGGCCCTGATCCGCGAGGTCGGCGCGCGCGGGCTGCGCAAGTTCGCGGCGGCGCTGGACACCGCCGAGATCGAGTCCGGTGACGCCCAGGCGGCCCTGCGCCGGCTGGTCGACGCCGTCGTCCCGGACGCCGCGCTCTGCGCCTTCCTGGCGGGCGAGAACCAGCTGTACGACGACCCCGAGATCAACGAGCTCTGGGAGATCCAGGACGCCCGGGTCCGCGCACTCTTCCTGCGCGGCCAGCAGCAGGGCGTGTTCCGGATCGAGCTCTCGGCCGGCTGGCTCAGCGAGGCCTTCTTCGACCTCGTCGCCGGCGTCGGCTGGGCCGTCCAGGACGGCCGCCTCGCACCCCGTGACAGTGCCTACTCGCTCGCCGAGCTCTTCCTCGGCGGCGCCCTCAGGAGCCCTGACCAGTCATGA
- a CDS encoding 4-coumarate--CoA ligase family protein has protein sequence MAFRSDYPDIEPLDLPIHEAVLANAAEHPDTPALIDGITGRSVSYAELDAGSRRIAAGLAEAGVRKGDVIALHSPNSIAYPAAFYGATRAGATVTTVSSLATAGELASQLRDSRARWIITISLFLPVALAAAEVLAAEGSPIREIFVCDASEGHRSLTDLLASTAPEPAPQLDPATDIAVLPYSSGTTGLPKGVMLTHRNISSNLLQTDTLHTTGVGERILAVLPFFHIYGLHALLNHPLRCGSTVVVLPRFDLEQFLRTIQEHRIEAILAAPPIVLALAKHPLVDQYDLSSVRYLLSAAAPLDAELADACARRLGLPRVLQGYGMTELSPVTHVVPLDDADAPPGTVGRLVASTELRVVSLDDPGKDLGTGESGELLFRGPQVMRGYFARQSETDAVIDPDGWLHTGDVGYVDERGYLFVVDRVKELIKYKGYQVAPAELEALLLTHPEIADAAVIGVTGGDGVERPKAYVVRAPGSGLTEQEVTDFVAGQVAPYKKVREVEFLDVVPKSASGKILRRELRDRAR, from the coding sequence ATGGCGTTTCGCAGCGACTACCCCGACATCGAGCCCCTCGACCTGCCCATCCACGAAGCGGTGCTCGCCAACGCCGCCGAACACCCGGACACCCCGGCGCTGATCGACGGCATCACCGGCCGGTCCGTCAGCTACGCCGAACTCGACGCGGGCAGCAGGAGGATCGCGGCGGGGCTGGCCGAGGCGGGTGTCCGCAAGGGCGATGTGATCGCGCTCCACAGCCCCAACAGCATCGCGTACCCGGCCGCCTTCTACGGTGCGACCCGCGCCGGGGCCACCGTGACCACCGTCAGCTCCCTGGCCACGGCCGGTGAGCTGGCGAGCCAGCTGCGGGACAGCCGGGCGCGCTGGATCATCACCATCTCGCTCTTCCTCCCGGTGGCCCTGGCGGCCGCCGAGGTCCTCGCGGCGGAGGGCAGCCCGATCCGGGAGATCTTCGTCTGCGACGCGAGCGAAGGCCACCGTTCGCTGACCGACCTGCTGGCCTCCACCGCTCCCGAACCCGCCCCGCAGCTCGACCCGGCCACCGACATCGCCGTGCTGCCCTACTCCAGCGGCACCACCGGCCTGCCCAAGGGCGTGATGCTCACCCACCGCAACATCAGCAGCAACCTGCTGCAGACCGACACGCTGCACACCACCGGCGTGGGCGAGCGCATCCTGGCCGTACTGCCCTTTTTTCACATCTACGGTCTGCACGCCCTCCTCAACCACCCGCTGCGCTGCGGCTCCACGGTCGTCGTCCTGCCGCGCTTCGACCTGGAGCAGTTCCTGCGGACCATCCAGGAACACCGCATCGAGGCCATCCTCGCCGCCCCGCCGATCGTCCTCGCCCTGGCCAAGCACCCGCTGGTCGACCAGTACGACCTGTCCTCCGTCCGCTACCTGCTGAGCGCGGCCGCCCCGCTCGACGCCGAGCTCGCCGACGCCTGCGCCCGCCGGCTGGGGCTGCCCCGGGTGCTCCAGGGGTACGGCATGACGGAACTCTCGCCCGTCACCCACGTCGTGCCGCTGGACGACGCCGACGCGCCGCCCGGCACGGTCGGCAGGCTCGTCGCCTCCACCGAGCTGCGGGTGGTCTCGCTGGACGACCCGGGCAAGGACCTCGGCACGGGCGAGAGCGGGGAACTGCTCTTCCGGGGCCCGCAGGTGATGCGGGGTTACTTCGCCCGGCAGTCCGAGACGGACGCCGTGATCGACCCGGACGGCTGGCTGCACACCGGCGACGTCGGCTATGTGGACGAGCGCGGCTACCTCTTCGTCGTCGACCGGGTGAAGGAGCTGATCAAGTACAAGGGCTACCAGGTCGCCCCCGCCGAGCTCGAGGCACTGCTGCTGACCCACCCGGAGATAGCCGACGCCGCCGTGATCGGCGTGACCGGCGGCGACGGTGTCGAGCGCCCCAAGGCGTACGTGGTCCGGGCACCCGGGAGCGGGCTCACCGAGCAGGAGGTGACGGACTTCGTGGCCGGTCAGGTCGCCCCGTACAAGAAGGTCCGGGAGGTGGAGTTCCTGGACGTGGTCCCGAAGTCCGCGAGCGGGAAGATCCTGCGCCGTGAACTTCGCGACCGGGCCCGCTGA
- a CDS encoding MFS transporter — MTTPFQAGPRRRWAGLAVLVLSVSLVAIDATVLSLAIPSISETLRPTGTQLLWIGDSYSFVLAGLLVSMGALSDRIGRKKLLLLGSSAFGAASLLAAYAPGPGWLIIARALLGVAGATIMPSTLSLIRSLFPDARERATAIGIWGAGATAGAALGPLVGGVLLEHFWWGSVFLLNLPVLALLLGLGAWLLPESRDPKPGSWDVLSVLLSLTGVIGVVYAIKEAAADGLAHWSVPVAFVLGAAALTVFVRRQLRLPAPLLDVRLFANPRFTAAVLGSLTALIGLSGVVFFMSQYLQLVRGYSPLAAGVAEMPAFVGAVVGGLLTAQLARRTGARATLVGGLFVMGAGIALLGWVQQDSTYLLLGTAFLAVGTAEGVVYTLAADLVLGAAPADKSGAASAVSETAYELGTALGIALVGSVVTAIYAGSLAIPAGTDPGAAAQAKESIGGAVEAAGALSPELGGPLLARAQDAFVHGMNTAALLAAGLLFVAAATAWYLLRSRPGVEARAEQPELVA, encoded by the coding sequence ATGACCACCCCCTTCCAGGCCGGCCCCCGTCGGCGCTGGGCCGGCCTCGCCGTCCTGGTCCTGTCGGTGAGCCTGGTCGCCATCGACGCGACCGTCCTGTCCCTCGCCATCCCCTCCATCAGCGAGACCCTGCGCCCCACCGGCACCCAGCTGCTCTGGATCGGCGACAGCTACTCCTTCGTGCTGGCAGGTCTGCTGGTCAGCATGGGTGCCCTGAGCGACCGAATAGGCCGTAAGAAGCTGCTGCTGCTCGGCTCCTCGGCGTTCGGCGCCGCCTCCCTGCTCGCCGCGTACGCGCCCGGCCCGGGCTGGCTGATCATCGCCCGGGCGCTGCTCGGCGTCGCCGGGGCGACGATCATGCCGTCCACCCTGTCCCTGATCCGCAGCCTCTTCCCGGACGCCCGGGAGCGCGCCACCGCGATCGGCATCTGGGGCGCCGGCGCCACCGCCGGCGCCGCGCTCGGCCCGCTGGTCGGCGGGGTGCTGCTCGAGCACTTCTGGTGGGGCTCGGTCTTCCTGCTCAACCTGCCCGTGCTCGCCCTGCTGCTCGGCCTGGGTGCCTGGCTGCTGCCGGAGTCCAGGGACCCGAAGCCGGGCAGCTGGGACGTGCTCAGCGTGCTGCTGTCACTGACCGGCGTGATCGGCGTGGTGTACGCGATCAAGGAGGCCGCCGCCGACGGCCTCGCGCACTGGTCCGTTCCCGTGGCCTTCGTGCTCGGTGCGGCGGCGCTGACCGTCTTCGTCCGCCGCCAGCTGCGCCTGCCGGCCCCGCTGCTGGACGTCCGGCTCTTCGCCAACCCGCGCTTCACGGCGGCCGTGCTCGGCTCGCTCACCGCCCTGATCGGGCTCTCCGGCGTGGTGTTCTTCATGTCCCAGTACCTGCAGCTGGTGCGCGGATACTCGCCGCTGGCCGCCGGTGTCGCCGAGATGCCCGCCTTCGTCGGCGCGGTGGTCGGCGGACTGCTGACGGCCCAGCTGGCCCGCCGCACGGGCGCCAGGGCCACCCTGGTCGGCGGCCTGTTCGTGATGGGCGCGGGCATCGCGCTGCTCGGCTGGGTCCAGCAGGACAGCACCTACCTGCTGCTCGGCACGGCCTTCCTGGCCGTCGGCACCGCCGAGGGCGTGGTCTACACCCTCGCCGCCGACCTGGTGCTCGGCGCGGCCCCCGCCGACAAGTCCGGCGCCGCCTCGGCCGTCTCCGAGACCGCGTACGAACTCGGCACTGCGCTCGGCATCGCCCTGGTCGGCTCCGTCGTGACCGCGATCTACGCCGGCAGCCTGGCGATCCCGGCCGGGACGGACCCCGGCGCCGCGGCACAGGCGAAGGAGTCGATCGGCGGGGCGGTCGAGGCCGCCGGTGCGCTGTCTCCCGAGCTCGGCGGGCCGCTGCTGGCCCGGGCGCAGGACGCCTTCGTGCACGGGATGAACACCGCCGCCCTGCTCGCGGCGGGGCTGCTCTTCGTGGCGGCCGCCACCGCGTGGTACCTGCTGCGCAGCAGGCCGGGGGTCGAGGCCCGGGCCGAGCAGCCCGAGCTGGTGGCCTGA
- a CDS encoding acyl-CoA dehydrogenase family protein codes for MSVYIESPEHQALRRAVGDLARRYGAEYFQTKARAGEPTDELWAEAGKLGYLGVNLPAEYGGGGAGIAELAIVLEELGAAGCPLLMLIVSPAICGTVIARFGTEQQKQRWLPGLSDGSRRMAFGITEPDAGSNSHRIGTIARRDGGDWLLSGRKVFISGIDHADAVLFVGRTEDAVTGKLKPALFIVPRDTPGFEYRPIPMELVTAERQFQVFLDDVRLPAEALVGDENAGLLQLFAGLNPERIMTAAFTLGIARQALNTAVEYAKTRTVWDTPIGAHQGIAHPLAQCTIEVELARLMMQKAAHLYDAGDDPAAGEAANMAKYAAGEASCRAVDQAVQTLGGNGLSQEYGLAALLTATRVGRVAPVSREMILNYVAQHTLGLPRSY; via the coding sequence ATGTCCGTGTACATCGAGTCGCCCGAACACCAGGCCCTGCGCCGCGCCGTCGGCGACCTCGCCCGCCGCTACGGAGCCGAGTACTTCCAGACCAAGGCCCGGGCCGGCGAACCCACCGACGAACTCTGGGCCGAGGCAGGCAAGCTCGGCTACCTCGGCGTCAACCTCCCCGCCGAGTACGGCGGCGGGGGAGCCGGCATCGCGGAGCTGGCGATCGTCCTGGAGGAACTCGGCGCCGCGGGCTGCCCGTTGCTGATGCTGATCGTCTCACCGGCGATCTGCGGCACCGTCATAGCCCGTTTCGGCACCGAGCAGCAGAAGCAGCGCTGGCTGCCCGGTCTGTCCGACGGCAGCCGCCGGATGGCCTTCGGCATCACCGAACCCGACGCCGGGTCGAACTCCCACCGCATCGGCACCATCGCCCGTCGCGACGGCGGCGACTGGCTGCTCTCCGGCCGCAAGGTCTTCATCTCCGGTATCGACCACGCGGACGCCGTGCTCTTCGTCGGCCGCACCGAGGACGCCGTCACCGGCAAGCTCAAGCCCGCCCTCTTCATCGTCCCCCGCGACACCCCCGGCTTCGAGTACCGGCCGATCCCGATGGAACTCGTCACCGCCGAACGGCAGTTCCAGGTCTTCCTGGACGACGTCCGGCTGCCCGCCGAGGCGCTGGTGGGCGATGAGAACGCGGGGCTGCTCCAGCTCTTCGCCGGGCTCAACCCCGAGCGCATCATGACCGCGGCCTTCACCCTGGGCATCGCCCGCCAGGCGCTCAACACCGCGGTGGAGTACGCCAAGACCCGTACGGTCTGGGACACCCCGATCGGTGCCCACCAGGGCATCGCGCACCCGCTCGCCCAGTGCACGATCGAGGTCGAGCTCGCCCGGCTGATGATGCAGAAGGCCGCCCACCTCTACGACGCGGGAGACGACCCGGCGGCCGGCGAGGCCGCCAACATGGCCAAGTACGCGGCCGGCGAGGCCTCTTGCCGGGCTGTCGACCAGGCGGTGCAGACCCTCGGCGGCAACGGGCTCAGCCAGGAGTACGGGCTGGCCGCGCTGCTGACCGCCACCCGGGTCGGCCGGGTGGCGCCGGTCAGCCGCGAGATGATCCTCAACTACGTCGCCCAGCACACCCTCGGCCTGCCCAGGTCGTACTGA
- a CDS encoding TetR/AcrR family transcriptional regulator, whose product MTTPAAATPAASRLPQQSRSRATRRRLLEAAVECLAELGWNGSTVTVVAERAGVTRGAAQHHFPTREDLFTAAVEHVTAERLAAVRADTGELPPAGPARTEAVVEMIVRLYTGPLFRAALHLWVAAATEEPLRERIIALENHVGRESHRAAVEFLGAAESTPGVRETVQATMDMARGLGLANLLTDDGPRRTGVVRQWARILDAVLAAPPAG is encoded by the coding sequence ATGACCACCCCCGCCGCCGCCACCCCCGCCGCCTCCCGCCTCCCGCAGCAGAGCCGCAGCCGCGCCACCCGGCGCCGGCTGCTGGAGGCGGCTGTGGAGTGTCTCGCCGAGCTGGGGTGGAACGGCAGCACGGTGACGGTGGTGGCGGAGCGCGCCGGAGTCACCCGGGGCGCGGCCCAGCACCACTTCCCGACCCGGGAGGACCTCTTCACCGCGGCCGTCGAGCACGTCACCGCCGAGCGGCTCGCAGCCGTCCGGGCGGACACCGGTGAGCTGCCGCCCGCCGGACCCGCCCGGACGGAGGCGGTGGTCGAGATGATCGTCCGCCTCTACACCGGCCCGCTGTTCCGGGCCGCGCTGCACCTGTGGGTGGCCGCCGCCACCGAGGAGCCGCTGCGCGAGCGGATCATCGCGCTGGAGAACCACGTCGGCCGCGAGTCCCACCGGGCGGCGGTGGAGTTCCTCGGCGCGGCGGAGAGCACGCCGGGTGTCCGGGAGACCGTCCAGGCCACCATGGACATGGCCCGCGGCCTCGGCCTCGCCAATCTGCTGACCGACGACGGCCCCCGCCGCACGGGAGTCGTCCGCCAGTGGGCACGCATCCTGGACGCCGTCCTGGCCGCACCCCCGGCCGGCTGA
- a CDS encoding DinB family protein, with protein MTTPRIDPPMAADETAMLSAWLDFHRATLALKCEGLTADQLRLRSVPPSTLSLLGLVRHMAEVEQHWFVGILGGDELTQGIYWSEEDPDGDFNGVDTADPAEAFATWQEQIELARAAAAGLPLETVGKRQRRGEDVTLRWILVHMIEEYARHNGHADLLRELVDGTTGE; from the coding sequence ATGACGACACCCCGCATCGATCCCCCCATGGCCGCCGACGAGACGGCGATGCTGTCCGCCTGGCTCGACTTCCACCGCGCGACGCTCGCCCTCAAGTGCGAGGGCCTGACGGCCGACCAGCTCCGGCTGCGCTCCGTCCCGCCGTCCACCCTCTCGCTGCTCGGCCTGGTGCGGCACATGGCCGAGGTCGAGCAGCACTGGTTCGTCGGCATCCTCGGCGGAGACGAGCTCACCCAGGGCATCTACTGGTCCGAGGAGGACCCGGACGGCGACTTCAACGGCGTCGACACGGCCGATCCGGCCGAGGCCTTCGCCACCTGGCAGGAGCAGATCGAGCTGGCCAGGGCCGCGGCCGCCGGGCTTCCGCTGGAGACGGTGGGCAAGCGGCAGCGCCGGGGCGAGGACGTCACGCTGCGCTGGATCCTGGTCCACATGATCGAGGAGTACGCGCGCCACAACGGACACGCGGACCTGCTGCGGGAACTGGTCGACGGCACCACCGGGGAGTGA
- a CDS encoding class F sortase, with product MPRPDLPAERAARRRPGTSRKGPGRLTAGALAVALATGVWLVHDGAAKTGPPQPPAAASDAGLGPAGADGATAKEPTPGARPSVEPERPVPAPLPPSAPARIRIPAIKVDAPVVGLGLDAARHLATPPMENRNLVGWYRDGATPGSSGAAIAVGHVDNRSGPTVFYRLGLLRKGDRVEVVRKDRRTAVFTIDSVQTYPKDRFPGGVVYGASERPELRIITCGGHYDKHSGYESNVVVFSHLTSTR from the coding sequence ATGCCACGTCCTGACCTCCCCGCGGAACGGGCCGCCCGGCGCCGGCCGGGTACCTCGCGCAAGGGCCCCGGCCGGCTCACGGCCGGGGCCCTTGCGGTCGCGCTGGCCACCGGGGTCTGGCTGGTCCACGACGGCGCCGCCAAAACCGGCCCGCCGCAGCCGCCCGCCGCCGCGTCCGACGCGGGACTCGGGCCGGCGGGCGCCGACGGAGCCACGGCCAAAGAGCCAACCCCGGGCGCCCGGCCCTCCGTTGAGCCGGAGCGGCCGGTGCCCGCACCGCTGCCGCCCTCGGCACCGGCCAGGATCAGGATCCCGGCGATCAAGGTCGACGCACCCGTGGTCGGCCTGGGCCTGGACGCCGCCCGGCACCTGGCCACCCCGCCCATGGAGAACCGCAACCTCGTCGGCTGGTACCGCGACGGAGCCACCCCGGGGTCGAGCGGTGCCGCCATCGCCGTGGGGCACGTGGACAACCGCTCGGGCCCCACCGTGTTCTACCGGTTGGGGCTGCTGCGCAAGGGCGACCGGGTCGAGGTGGTCCGCAAGGACAGGCGCACGGCGGTCTTCACCATCGACTCCGTGCAGACCTACCCGAAGGACAGGTTCCCCGGCGGTGTGGTATACGGTGCCTCCGAGCGGCCCGAGTTGCGGATCATCACCTGCGGCGGCCACTACGACAAGCACTCGGGGTACGAGTCCAATGTGGTCGTCTTCTCCCACCTGACCTCGACGCGCTGA
- a CDS encoding cell division protein SepF: MGALRDEHHNGWLMPSGNYPAAVYDDPWATQETVPAVPAPAKIVSLKPTGFEAARVVGEHIRSGTPVVMDLTEMSDAEAKRMVDFASGLVFGTQGGIERIARRVFLLTPADVEVTVIDRPLDDSGFYNQS; encoded by the coding sequence ATGGGAGCACTTCGCGACGAGCACCACAACGGGTGGCTGATGCCCTCCGGTAACTACCCGGCCGCGGTGTACGACGACCCGTGGGCGACGCAGGAGACGGTTCCCGCCGTGCCGGCGCCGGCGAAGATCGTCTCCCTGAAGCCGACCGGCTTCGAGGCGGCCCGCGTGGTCGGCGAGCACATCCGCTCGGGCACCCCGGTCGTCATGGACCTCACCGAGATGAGCGACGCCGAGGCGAAGCGCATGGTCGACTTCGCGTCCGGGCTGGTCTTCGGCACCCAGGGCGGGATCGAGCGGATCGCCCGCCGGGTCTTCCTGCTCACCCCGGCCGATGTCGAGGTCACCGTGATCGACCGGCCGCTCGACGACTCGGGCTTCTACAACCAGAGCTGA